The Sporosarcina sp. Te-1 DNA window TAATATTGTTTGGCACATTAAAGAATGGCTTATGATCGGTCCCTAAAGAATTGGCTATTTCGTATGTTCTTCCCCTTCCTTTTAAATAGGGATTAACTGCTTGTAATTTATCTTCAGCAGTAAATTTATCTGCAGTAAATTTAGCTATAGAAAAACTGCACTTCCAATTGATAGATGATGTTTAACAATTGGGGTGCAGTAAACAGTGTTTCAAAGCATATGATTTCACAATATGGTGACGGTGAGAGTCGAACCCACGTCCAAAGGAGCCAATACTTCAGCGTCTACACGTGTAGATTGACCACTTGGATTCGCGCGCACGTTTGCCGTCACTCAAGGCGTCTTGAGCGCTATCCTGGTAGCTCTTACAACGGCCTCAGGAGGCGACCGTTACCGTATCCCACTAATAGGTGAGCCTAACAATGCCACATGGGCGATGGAACTGCTAGGCAGATTCATCAGCTTACGCTGCGAATGCTAAGTTGTTGTTTGTTTTGCCAGTTATTATTAACTGCCGTTTCGGACGGAGTCGAGCCCTCCGACGCGCAGCTTAAGCTCAGACCACCCCTGTCGAATCCGTAACGTCCCCGTATGAATGGATAGTTTAAAGTGCCAGGTTTTCATTGATTTCTGAAGTGTTTTTGAACCTCGCTCCCTACATTAACTTAATAAATACCAAGATGAATCGAATATGCGTTAAATGATGAACATGAAGAAAAACAGCCGGATGAGAGGGGGTTCCCCCTCCATTTGGCTGTTTTTTTAGTAATTCTTACGATATAGATACCCTCTACTTATATCATATCATCTTCCAATAATTAATTATAAACTACTTTTCCACCTATCCCATCCCTTATACTGTAATCGCAAGTCAAAAAGCATAAGGGGTGTATTTACATGGATGACAACAAAAACATTTTAGAGCCTGGACCGTTCTTTCATGACACAAAAGCAAAGCTGGAAATTGGAGACCTTTTCGAACCTTTGCACTTCTCCAATTGACAGGATAAATATAGATATCACATAGAGATGATCGTTGTCTCTTGGAGCCAGACCATATTCTAATCTCGCCCCATCCATAAATAATGGTAATCCACATTCCCGACAAACCTTGCTCAATTCCTCTAATTAGAATTTACTATAAGTCGTTCCATTCTCGGAAGTGTGAGAAATGTAAACCAAACCTGGCTGTACCATATGTTCATGAGTGACATCGTTCCAATGGGCGTTAAATAATTCTTTAACTTGTTTTGCTTTAATTTTCGGATCATCACTCGGCAAAGTAAGTACTTTATGGCAAGTAGCTTCAATTGCTCCTGTTTCATGTCCTGCGATATGACCCGTAACTGCAGAAACTGCTCCTTAATGCGGGCGCAATATGGAAGAGATAATCGAAGTACCCCCATCCCCCATGGAGTACCCTAACTTTGCAACTTCTTTGTACAGATATACAGGATTTTACATATCATCTAACTTTTTAACTATCAAATCCCATTAAACTAATGCCATTATTTGTACTTATGTTCCCATAAACCTTCGATAGCTGATTTATTTTTTCATTGCTAATCTAATAGTTCTATTCATCACATTACTATTGTATTTTATTCATATTCCACTACGCTGTGTAAGTGGTCGTTTCACTCCCACTGCAGATTGCTAATACAGTATTTATTATTCATTTACTCATTTACTAAAAACATGGAGATGGTTACCCTAACGAAATAGAACTTCGAAGAAGGGAGAACTATTACTGGTCAGGTTAAAAAAGTCTGTACCCCTTCCCATACTAGCTGAATATTTAACTGTTATAGATCTACGGAGAAAATCATTCCCATACAGCTACTATGAGTACGATATTTATGAAGGTAGCAGAAAAATAATCATATAGTATTTCGAGACCAAAATAAATAACTGAATATTGAAAAGTCCCTACTATGTAGTGAATCACTATCAGGTAGAGACTTTTATATTCGTTGGTAAGCACCTTGGCAATCTGCGGCAAAACCCTTGACGTTATGTGTGTAATAAGCTATCACGTATGGTAAAATTGAGCGGCTGTAATCATCATTATCCTAATAAACCTATGAGTATCGGTCGAAGAAAATGCCTATTTATTTCAAAACAGACCAAAAACCGATCTCTAATGCACAGGTTTTATAACTAACAAGCAAACTTTGTTACTAGAAAAGTTTGATGTTAGTTACCCTGAATAGACGTTCTAATTTCTTGCTCTAGTCTTACATTTATTGGTTGAAGAACAGGGTATTCATTAAGGATTTCCTGGTATAAATCACCCTGGTAATCTAATGCTTCTATTGTTACAGCAACGCTATAACGTACCCGCGTCTTATTAGTATCTCTATCTAAGGCATGGAATGATAAAAAAGGATTCTTCAGTGAGTTTCTTTGAAATACTTTACTTCTTTTCGCTACTGTATCCCATTTTAAATCATCACGTCTTTCGGATTCTGTAGCAAATTTATTTGGTGTTACACTAGCTGGAATAGAGCCTAGTTTCCACCCGTCATTTATTAACTCTTTCACATCTTGCGAATTATCTATCACATCTCTTTTTATTGTTCTGCTATTTTTGTATAAGTTAAATTTATCTTCATGTGGATGGAGTGCGTCCTCAATAGCAGTAGATGTATAACTTTCAGCAAACAATGGATTGGGTGGAGTAACAACAACAACAGTCCAGGATATTTTAATTTTTTTCGCACCACATGCTTGAGGTACTGGTAGTTTTAATTTTGCGTAGTTCTTTACAGACATTTCGTTGTTATAGATAATCGTTACTTTATTTGGAGTACATAACAGAATATCATCTACATTATCAGCGCAGATACCATATCCAAATTCGTGATCTATCTCATTAATTTCACTGGATGTAGCTTGTGTTAATAAACTTCTAGCAGTTAAGGCTCCGATATCATTACTTTTTAACATTAACTCTGCTGCTTTTCTTGCAACTATCGGAGCTGCAAAGCTTGTGCCTTGGACGTTTTGCATAGCGTAATCTTCTGTTCCTAAAACTTGAATGGGATATAAAGCTGAACCACCGTGTTCACAAAAGTCGGGTTTAACTTTACAGCCTTCGCGTCCTAACCCGACAGAACTATAAGGTGCTCTCAAATAATTCCCTTCACTATCAATCTGGTATGCACCTACTCCAATGCCATTCACCATATCTGAAGGCGATTCTATTCTATTGTATGGTTCTTGGCTCATACCAGAATTACCCACGGCTACGATGAATAGCTTTCTATGGTCGTAAGCTAATTGATCCAATGCTGTTGTGAACCTACTAATATCATCATCGAGAATACTCCCTTTTGGACCTACAGAAACATTAAAAACATCTATATCTCCTAACTTAGGTACTGCTTCTTCAATTAAATCAATAGATTCGTACAAATCTATATCAGAAGGATCAGCTGTGGGGAAAACTCTTATGCTTTCAACTCCAATTACTGGACTTGGGACTGCAACTCCTTCTTGAAAGTTCTGTAAATCACCATATAAAATTAGACTAGCAACGTTAGTTCCATGAGTCATGAAACTATCACTTGGTAAAGATACTACCTCATAATTTTGAGTGGTGGATTGCTGAAAAAACGGATTAAATATATTTACACCACCATCTATTACACCAACCTTTTTAACAGGGGTAAAAGTGCTAACGGGTGGATTTACTTTATTAGAAATTAAGTCTGTAAAGACAGAGTTAAGTTCAAAATCCATAGGATGAACTGTTCTTAATGGATTGAAATCTGTAAGTGAATTTAATTCTTCTCTTGATAAATTAATACTAACAAAGATTGGACCATGTTCATATGCTTTGTACCTTATCTTACTGCGGTGATCTTTAGTAATTTTTAATAAGTTAAACAGTTTTTCTAGTACAGTTTCCGCTTCCTCATATGGATGAAGTACAAGTTCAACTCTACCATTATCCCAAGTGTCGTCAAATCCTAGAGCTACTTCGTTTTTGTTAAGTAAATTGATTTCCTCTATCTTTCGTAAGTCTTCTTTAAAGCTATTTGTTCTAATAGAATCGAGTAAATTTAATCCATTGTCAATGTTGTTAGGTTTGATTTTCACAAAGTTAAGTTTACTTTCTTTCCCTGAATCTGTAACCCATTTTCTTGACCCAACATTTTCAACATTTAATGCGTGAAAAAAACTGTTCGGAGTGTAAGACTTTGCGAGAAACTTTTCATTTAGACGAACTGCTATAACTACTTCATCCATCTTTTTTTCAAGCGGAATACTTTCGATGTCTTTTTTCACTTTTACTAATTCTTCTCTTACTAATTTTTTTGCTTCCTCATAAGTCCTTGGGTATTCTTTCGGACCCCCAACAGAATTTTTGGTAATAGGTTCAACTAAATTTTCACCTCGACCTAGTATTGGTCTTCTTGAAATATCACTCATTATTTATCCCCCTCTTTCAGATAGCGATTAACTGAAGTTAAAGAAATTCCTGTAATTTCCGCAATATCTCTTTGTGTAATCGATTTACCATATTCTTCTTTTATTGTGTTCACTAATCTTGATTTAGGGATATTGCCAGAATTTATCTTGGTATCTATAAAGCTTTTCAAGACATTTATTTTTATATCTCCACCATAAATTATTTGTTTCTGTAAAGAGTGTGTACTTATTTGCTCTATATCAGCAGGTGTTATCTCATCAAATGTAGAACTTAAAAAACTCAAAAACTGTTTATCGATTTCGACTACACCTCGATCCAAATAGAATTTCCACAATTGGTATCTTAGCTCTTTGCCTGGTTTTTCTACTTCAATTTTAATATTGAACCTTCTCCAAATTGCCTCATCCAATATTTCCGGATGGTTAGTCGCAGCTATTAAGATACAATCGTATGGCCATGTTTCAAGTTCTTTTAAAAGTACATTAACTACCCGCTTTACTTCTCCTAAATCACTAGCATCTGTTCTCTTCTTTGCTATAGCATCAAATTCGTCTAATAATAAGATGGAAGGTGATCTTTTGGCATATTCCAAAACTTCTTTGACATTTTTCCCTGTTTTACCAAGGTAACTAGAAATTGTAGAGGAAAGATCAAGTGTTAAAAACGGCAAGTTTGTTTGGTGAGCTAGATATTTAGCTAAATAAGTTTTTCCAACACCAGGCGGCCCATATAGTAATATGCTATTTGTTGGTTTTATACCAAACTCTATAAGCTCTTTCATATGTTTTCTGTTTTGCAAAAATTCATCAATTGTTTTTTTGTACTTCACTG harbors:
- a CDS encoding AAA family ATPase → MKQLEKHLPNLVKAAFENDRETIEASTLSILRILKKESPEIASKISEILANYRAGASLTRAYGQDPLPKDEESLNTLVKLEDSSVLPSEIFLSVKYKKTIDEFLQNRKHMKELIEFGIKPTNSILLYGPPGVGKTYLAKYLAHQTNLPFLTLDLSSTISSYLGKTGKNVKEVLEYAKRSPSILLLDEFDAIAKKRTDASDLGEVKRVVNVLLKELETWPYDCILIAATNHPEILDEAIWRRFNIKIEVEKPGKELRYQLWKFYLDRGVVEIDKQFLSFLSSTFDEITPADIEQISTHSLQKQIIYGGDIKINVLKSFIDTKINSGNIPKSRLVNTIKEEYGKSITQRDIAEITGISLTSVNRYLKEGDK
- a CDS encoding S8 family peptidase; its protein translation is MSDISRRPILGRGENLVEPITKNSVGGPKEYPRTYEEAKKLVREELVKVKKDIESIPLEKKMDEVVIAVRLNEKFLAKSYTPNSFFHALNVENVGSRKWVTDSGKESKLNFVKIKPNNIDNGLNLLDSIRTNSFKEDLRKIEEINLLNKNEVALGFDDTWDNGRVELVLHPYEEAETVLEKLFNLLKITKDHRSKIRYKAYEHGPIFVSINLSREELNSLTDFNPLRTVHPMDFELNSVFTDLISNKVNPPVSTFTPVKKVGVIDGGVNIFNPFFQQSTTQNYEVVSLPSDSFMTHGTNVASLILYGDLQNFQEGVAVPSPVIGVESIRVFPTADPSDIDLYESIDLIEEAVPKLGDIDVFNVSVGPKGSILDDDISRFTTALDQLAYDHRKLFIVAVGNSGMSQEPYNRIESPSDMVNGIGVGAYQIDSEGNYLRAPYSSVGLGREGCKVKPDFCEHGGSALYPIQVLGTEDYAMQNVQGTSFAAPIVARKAAELMLKSNDIGALTARSLLTQATSSEINEIDHEFGYGICADNVDDILLCTPNKVTIIYNNEMSVKNYAKLKLPVPQACGAKKIKISWTVVVVTPPNPLFAESYTSTAIEDALHPHEDKFNLYKNSRTIKRDVIDNSQDVKELINDGWKLGSIPASVTPNKFATESERRDDLKWDTVAKRSKVFQRNSLKNPFLSFHALDRDTNKTRVRYSVAVTIEALDYQGDLYQEILNEYPVLQPINVRLEQEIRTSIQGN